The Aeromicrobium yanjiei genome includes a region encoding these proteins:
- the folP gene encoding dihydropteroate synthase — MTVDLVFRGRRVRRDRALVMAIVNRTPDSFFDKGATYADGAARDAVRAAIAAGADIIDVGGVKAGPGSEVDVTEEIRRTVPFLAAVREEFPDAVLSIDTWRAEVGRRCAEAGADLINDTWAGADAGLADVAAEFSLGFVCSHTGGAVPRTRPHRIHYDDVVRDVIDQTTRAAEALVARGVPREGVLIDPTHDFGKNTWHGLELLRRVDELVATGWPVLMALSNKDFIGETLGQPVDQRREGTLAATALAAAAGAAAFRAHDVPGTLRVLEMVASIRGDRPPARAVRGLA; from the coding sequence GTGACCGTCGACCTGGTCTTTCGCGGCCGGCGGGTCCGTCGTGACCGTGCGCTGGTGATGGCGATCGTCAACCGCACGCCCGACTCGTTCTTCGACAAGGGTGCGACGTACGCCGACGGGGCGGCCCGGGACGCCGTGCGGGCCGCGATCGCCGCCGGCGCCGACATCATCGACGTCGGCGGCGTGAAGGCCGGCCCGGGGTCCGAGGTCGACGTCACGGAGGAGATCCGGCGCACGGTGCCGTTCCTGGCCGCGGTGCGTGAGGAGTTCCCCGACGCGGTCCTCAGCATCGACACGTGGCGCGCCGAGGTCGGCCGCCGGTGCGCGGAGGCCGGCGCCGACCTCATCAACGACACCTGGGCAGGCGCCGACGCGGGGCTCGCCGACGTCGCCGCCGAGTTCTCGCTCGGTTTCGTGTGCTCGCACACCGGTGGCGCGGTGCCGCGCACGCGTCCGCACCGCATCCACTACGACGACGTGGTCCGTGACGTGATCGACCAGACCACCCGAGCGGCTGAGGCGCTGGTCGCGCGAGGCGTGCCGCGTGAGGGCGTCCTGATCGATCCCACGCACGACTTCGGCAAGAACACGTGGCACGGCCTGGAGCTGCTGCGCCGCGTCGACGAGCTCGTCGCCACCGGGTGGCCCGTGCTCATGGCGCTGTCCAACAAGGACTTCATCGGCGAGACGCTGGGGCAGCCGGTCGACCAGCGCCGCGAGGGCACCCTCGCGGCGACGGCCCTCGCCGCGGCGGCCGGTGCGGCGGCGTTCCGCGCCCACGACGTCCCGGGCACTCTGCGGGTGCTCGAGATGGTGGCGAGCATCCGCGGGGACCGACCCCCGGCCCGGGCGGTGCGCGGCCTTGCGTGA
- a CDS encoding glucosyl-3-phosphoglycerate synthase — translation MRDAAAWFDTHTYRFDQFDPAALVAAKRDTRVSVLIPARDEAATVGAIVTTLRSELMDRVPLVDEIIVIDSHSTDATADIAAEAGATVFHVDEVVPHVGSRPGKGEAMWKALAVMTGDIGIYLDADVQEFTADFVIGLLGPLLLEDDLVFVKAFYDRPWSSGPPRSSGGGRVTELVARPLILDRTPLLSGFVQPLAGECAFRADALLTIPFVSDYGVDIGLMIDVLREHGLSAMAQVDLGLRRHRHQDLAALSAMAQHVQAAFDLRTAPGVRESVESTAVVFHREGTEMRMGERTTTTVQRPPMRDVLSP, via the coding sequence TTGCGTGACGCGGCGGCGTGGTTCGACACCCACACGTACCGCTTCGACCAGTTCGACCCGGCCGCGCTCGTCGCCGCGAAGCGGGACACCCGCGTCAGCGTCCTCATCCCCGCACGCGACGAGGCAGCCACCGTGGGGGCGATCGTGACGACGCTGCGCTCGGAGCTGATGGACCGCGTGCCGCTCGTCGACGAGATCATCGTGATCGACTCCCACTCGACCGATGCCACCGCCGACATCGCGGCAGAGGCCGGGGCGACGGTGTTCCACGTCGACGAGGTCGTCCCGCACGTGGGCAGCCGCCCGGGCAAGGGCGAGGCGATGTGGAAGGCCCTCGCGGTCATGACCGGCGACATCGGCATCTACCTGGACGCCGACGTCCAGGAGTTCACCGCCGACTTCGTGATCGGCCTGCTCGGCCCCCTCCTTCTCGAGGACGACCTCGTCTTCGTCAAGGCGTTCTACGACCGCCCGTGGTCGTCCGGCCCGCCACGCTCGTCGGGCGGCGGCCGGGTCACCGAGCTCGTCGCGCGGCCACTCATCCTGGACCGCACTCCCCTGCTGTCAGGGTTCGTCCAGCCGCTCGCGGGCGAGTGCGCGTTCCGCGCCGACGCCCTGCTCACGATCCCGTTCGTCTCGGACTACGGCGTCGACATCGGGCTCATGATCGACGTCCTGCGCGAGCACGGCCTCTCGGCGATGGCCCAGGTCGACCTCGGCCTGCGGCGGCACCGCCACCAGGACCTCGCGGCGCTCAGCGCGATGGCCCAGCACGTGCAGGCCGCCTTCGACCTCCGCACCGCACCCGGGGTGCGGGAGTCCGTCGAGAGCACCGCGGTCGTGTTCCACCGCGAGGGCACCGAGATGCGCATGGGCGAGCGCACGACCACCACGGTCCAGCGCCCGCCGATGCGGGACGTCCTCAGCCCCTGA
- a CDS encoding TetR/AcrR family transcriptional regulator, whose protein sequence is MAQRTATARTSALLDELVPVILAEGFLDLSMADVARRLRCSKSTLYGIAASKEQLLVTVVRTFFRGATERVERAVADAGTPMDRIGVYLEAISVELAPASPQFFADVDAFEPAREIYRDNTRAAARRVQELVQQADPSADARFIGAVAGQVMESIHRGDIRASTGLDDSAAYRSLAELIVAGLFGGGALAST, encoded by the coding sequence GCACGTCCGCGCTGCTCGACGAGCTCGTCCCGGTGATCCTCGCCGAGGGATTCCTCGACCTGAGCATGGCCGACGTGGCCCGGCGCCTGCGCTGCTCGAAGAGCACCCTGTACGGCATCGCCGCCAGCAAGGAGCAGCTGCTCGTCACGGTGGTGCGGACGTTCTTCCGCGGGGCGACCGAGCGGGTCGAGCGGGCCGTCGCGGACGCCGGCACGCCCATGGACCGCATCGGGGTCTACCTCGAGGCGATCTCGGTCGAGCTCGCACCCGCGTCGCCGCAGTTCTTCGCCGACGTCGACGCGTTCGAGCCCGCGCGGGAGATCTACCGCGACAACACCCGCGCCGCGGCCCGCCGCGTGCAGGAGCTGGTCCAGCAGGCCGATCCGTCGGCGGACGCGCGCTTCATCGGTGCCGTGGCCGGGCAGGTCATGGAGTCGATCCACCGGGGTGACATCCGGGCCTCGACCGGCCTCGACGACTCTGCGGCCTACCGCTCCCTCGCCGAGCTGATCGTCGCGGGGCTGTTCGGGGGCGGTGCGCTCGCGTCCACGTGA